The Rhizoctonia solani chromosome 4, complete sequence genome contains a region encoding:
- a CDS encoding major facilitator superfamily transporter, giving the protein MSDIEKRVSRDDHETTSASVDQAPTGVVGIYKNTMTQVVMLGFVCFMGPGLFNALNGLGGGGRVDQTTSANGNAALYSTFAVGAFFAGSICNKLGPRLTLLIGTTGYSLYIGSYLATNIHDNAGWFIIFASAILGLCAGLLWTAQGSLMLAYPTESNKGLYISIFWSIFNLGAVVGASVALGQNFHNTANAVGKGTYIGFLILTLIGVAIPMFMADPKTMYRADGSKVTAPRQPSWKTEIMGLWIALRTDPSILLLFPMFLASNWFYTWQFNDYNGALFNIRTRALNSLVYWISQIFGSVAIGLLLDSGRLGRRLRAFLGWALLFAMVFGVHIWGYFYQREYTRPPPGSPELPRMDFNDHGYAGKVWLYIFCGLLDAMWQTYSYWMMGAMSNDPAKLAIFSGFYKSIQSAGAAGIWRADGMNVPYMNIFVSTWALLAGGLIFALPMLHYRVKDHTELADEALARMDETGRVKEVDEVAHKS; this is encoded by the exons ATGTCAGATATCGAGAAGAGAGTCTCTCGTGACGATCATGAAACGACTAGCGCCTCGGTTGACCAGGCACCCACTGGGGTGGTTGGAATATACAAGAATACAATGACTCAGGTGGTTATGCTGGGATTTGTATGTTTTATGGGCCCC GGACTGTTCAACGCGCTGAACGGATTGGGTGGTGGCGGACGAGTCGACCAAACGACATCTGCTAACGGAAACGCCGCTCTTTATTCAACATTTGCTGTTGGAGCTTTCTTCGCAGG TTCCATTTGTAATAAGCTTGGCCCCCGGCTCACCCTGCTTATCGGGACAACTGGGTACTCTCTGTATATTGGGAGTTATCT TGCTACGAACATACATGACAATGCTGGCTGGTTCATTATTTTTGCTAGC gctatcctCGGTCTTTGCGCAGGTCTCCTATGGACGGCACAAGGCTCGCTGATGCTCGCGTATCCAACAG AATCCAACAAGGGTCTCTATATTTCTATTTTCTGGAGCATCTTCAACTTGGGAGCTGTCGTAGGCGCATCAGTCGCTTTGGGTCAAAACTTTCACAATACGGCCAATGCAGTGGGCAAGGGAACCTAC ATTGGATTCCTGATTTTGACCCTCATTGGAGTTGCTATTCCAATGTTCATGGCCGATCCAAAGACCATGTACCGTGCGGATGGCTCCAAGGTCACTGCTCCTCGCCAGCCGAGCTGGAAGACTGAAATAATGGGGTTATGGATCGCTCTCCGCACCGATCCTAGTATTCTATTGCTTTTCCCCATGTTCTTAGCATCT AACTGGTTCT ATACCTGGCAATTCAACGACTACAACGGTGCCCTGTTTAACA TTCGTACTCGTGCATTGAATAGTTTGGTCTATTGGATTTCGCAAATCTTTGGTTCCGTGGCTATCGGGCTCCTGTTGGATAGTGGACGGCTAGGGCGCCGCCTTCGTGCTTTCTTGGGATGGGCTCTTCTCTTCGCTATGGTTTTTGGCGTTCATATCTGGGGCTATTTCTACCAAAG AGAATACACTCGCCCGCCCCCCGGGAGTCCAGAGCTCCCTCGTATGGATTTTAACGATCACGGCTACGCCGGAAAAGTCTGGCTCTACATCTTCTGCGGCTTGCTCGACGCAATGTGGCAGACTTACTCGTACTGGATGATGGGAGCCATGAGTAACGATCCGGCTAAATTGGCTATCTTTTCAGGATTCT ATAAATCGATTCAGTCCGCGGGTGCTGCCGGAATCTGGCGTGCAGATGGCATGAACGTTCC ATACATGAACATCTTCGTCTCGACCTGGGCCCTCCTAGCGGGTGGTCTCATTTTTGCTCTTCCCATGCTACATTATCGCGTAAAGGATCACACCGAACTCGCCGATGAAGCACT CGCGCGCATGGACGAGACTGGACGTGTCAAAGAAGTAGATGAAGTCGCGCATAAGAGCTAG